From a region of the Thermus caldilimi genome:
- a CDS encoding NUDIX hydrolase — translation MASKPVRHSIECWIICRRVGAEDAVLLLHVVEEPDIPGGFWQPITGGIKEGEASHEACVREIYEETSLRVRAEDLHQVPGHWEFQLPHQVIRKDLYWVEVSETAIRIAPEEHDDWKWVPISAVESELHWESNRRTWKAVLSCLRL, via the coding sequence ATGGCGAGCAAACCCGTCCGGCATAGCATAGAGTGCTGGATCATTTGTCGCAGGGTGGGTGCAGAGGATGCCGTTCTTCTCTTACACGTGGTGGAGGAGCCTGATATCCCGGGCGGCTTCTGGCAACCTATTACGGGAGGAATCAAGGAGGGTGAAGCCTCGCACGAAGCTTGCGTTCGGGAGATCTATGAGGAAACATCCCTGAGAGTACGGGCTGAGGATCTCCACCAGGTTCCCGGGCACTGGGAGTTTCAGCTACCCCATCAGGTCATCCGGAAAGATCTGTATTGGGTGGAGGTTTCTGAAACCGCCATTCGTATTGCCCCTGAGGAGCATGACGACTGGAAGTGGGTGCCCATCTCCGCCGTGGAGTCGGAGCTCCACTGGGAATCCAATCGCCGCACGTGGAAGGCAGTGCTCAGCTGCCTCCGATTATAA
- a CDS encoding cupredoxin domain-containing protein produces the protein MKDFTFRPDTLRIPPGTAVVFANQGRYPHTATESGGLFDSGVLAPGERFRYTFTLPREYSVYCKLHPYMVLHIMVGP, from the coding sequence ATGAAGGATTTCACCTTTCGGCCGGACACCCTCCGGATTCCTCCGGGAACCGCCGTGGTCTTTGCCAATCAGGGCCGGTATCCCCATACCGCCACGGAGAGCGGGGGCCTCTTCGATAGCGGGGTCTTAGCCCCGGGTGAGCGTTTCCGTTACACCTTTACCCTCCCTCGGGAATATTCGGTTTACTGCAAACTCCATCCCTACATGGTGCTCCACATTATGGTCGGCCCTTGA
- a CDS encoding YkvA family protein encodes MPRFLGEDPWAIHRLISGWKTRARAFKREVSALYLALHHPRLPWHARLLASLVVAYALSPVDLIPDFVPILGHLDDLVLIPLGVALVLRLIPEEILREAREKAEKLDSLPQSRLAAAVILALSLVLAGYLAWVGLRYLL; translated from the coding sequence GTGCCCAGGTTCCTCGGAGAAGACCCGTGGGCGATACACCGCCTCATCAGTGGCTGGAAGACCAGGGCCAGGGCATTTAAACGGGAAGTTAGCGCTCTCTACTTGGCCCTTCACCATCCCCGGCTACCCTGGCATGCTCGTCTCCTGGCCTCTTTGGTGGTGGCTTACGCCCTGAGCCCCGTTGACCTGATCCCTGACTTTGTGCCCATCCTAGGCCACCTCGACGACCTTGTGCTGATCCCCCTTGGAGTTGCCCTGGTACTCCGCCTTATTCCCGAGGAAATTCTGCGAGAGGCCAGGGAGAAGGCCGAAAAGTTAGATTCTCTTCCACAAAGCCGGCTAGCGGCCGCCGTGATTCTAGCCCTTTCGCTTGTCCTTGCAGGTTATCTCGCCTGGGTGGGGCTCCGTTACCTTCTGTGA
- a CDS encoding anti-sigma factor domain-containing protein, with protein MIHPDPDSLIALALDTLPEAQRKNLMAHIRRCSSCRETYRRHLEALAHLAQSQEPLPVPVEWEQELKECLRTSAPPSLPSRFRAQRRAFLLVLGGALLGLVALWAYPKYQDILAWRRFMALSSQPGARLMPLVDPAGYQTGWALRTADGGVVLYLKKPPPPGRVYQAWWIQGEGRKSLGTTPGRMLEVGVPLPEGSWLGVSVEPPGGSPSPTTPSVGRAQL; from the coding sequence ATGATCCATCCGGACCCGGATAGCTTGATTGCCCTGGCCCTGGATACCCTTCCCGAAGCTCAGCGGAAGAACCTTATGGCTCATATCCGGCGGTGCTCTTCTTGCCGCGAGACCTACCGGCGCCACCTCGAGGCCCTCGCCCACCTGGCCCAGTCCCAGGAACCCTTGCCTGTACCGGTGGAATGGGAGCAGGAGCTCAAGGAATGCCTCAGGACATCCGCTCCACCATCGTTGCCTTCCCGTTTCCGTGCGCAACGCCGCGCCTTCCTGCTGGTCTTAGGAGGAGCCCTTCTGGGTCTGGTAGCCCTTTGGGCGTATCCCAAGTACCAAGACATCCTGGCCTGGAGGCGTTTCATGGCCCTTTCTTCCCAACCCGGGGCAAGGCTTATGCCCCTGGTGGATCCCGCAGGGTACCAGACGGGATGGGCCTTGCGCACTGCGGACGGGGGAGTGGTGCTCTACCTTAAGAAACCGCCTCCTCCGGGCCGGGTGTATCAGGCGTGGTGGATCCAGGGGGAGGGACGCAAGAGCCTGGGAACCACGCCGGGCCGGATGCTGGAGGTTGGGGTTCCTCTGCCGGAAGGCAGCTGGCTGGGCGTTTCCGTGGAACCCCCAGGTGGAAGCCCATCACCCACCACCCCATCGGTGGGGAGGGCTCAACTTTAA
- a CDS encoding molybdopterin-dependent oxidoreductase, translating to MGKNLAFFGTVGLWLFLHMALTWLWRTRGPVALPTALVLYLLLSGWLAGLIYTGLLALFWWRKRGRTHFRAAGGREGVSRRKLLAVLGVLATRNGRQGAKAQSATPSRIAWDRVPGLSLEVTPQGKLYIVSKNPAIFDPNLKGRPYSLEVGGLVEKPLKLGLEELKALPASHLWNTLVCISNPVGGDLIGCARWTGVPLKFLLDRAGMKPQARWLVFEAADGYRESLPLAELPAQALIAYAINGEELEPRHGYPTRLILPGRYGMKQPKWLTRILVLEREEVGYWAQRGWSREAVIRTLSRIDVPRPGVQLKEGEEVLVAGVAYAGGRPLERVEISTDRGPYVAKGRAQATPRPVCLAAMGFALEAPPGQLHPKGAGGGGGWTGPGSRGPGTLARGGERLPHGSGEGQVGGQESKRPQ from the coding sequence TTGGGCAAGAACCTGGCCTTTTTCGGCACGGTGGGGCTCTGGCTTTTCCTGCACATGGCCTTGACCTGGCTTTGGCGGACTCGGGGCCCTGTGGCCCTCCCGACCGCCCTGGTGCTCTACCTCCTGCTGAGCGGATGGCTTGCCGGACTGATCTACACGGGTCTGCTGGCGCTCTTTTGGTGGAGGAAGCGAGGCCGAACCCACTTTAGAGCCGCAGGGGGCAGGGAAGGGGTTAGCCGCCGAAAGCTCTTGGCGGTGCTGGGCGTGCTGGCTACCAGGAACGGGAGACAAGGGGCCAAGGCCCAGTCTGCTACACCCTCTAGGATCGCGTGGGACAGGGTTCCCGGCCTCTCCCTGGAGGTTACGCCCCAGGGAAAACTCTACATCGTGTCCAAAAATCCCGCCATCTTCGACCCCAACCTTAAGGGGAGGCCCTACAGCCTAGAGGTGGGCGGACTTGTGGAAAAGCCCCTTAAGCTCGGCCTGGAGGAGCTAAAGGCCCTGCCTGCCAGCCACCTTTGGAACACCCTGGTCTGCATCTCCAACCCAGTTGGGGGTGATCTCATCGGTTGCGCCCGGTGGACGGGGGTGCCCCTAAAGTTCCTGCTGGACAGGGCTGGTATGAAGCCTCAGGCCAGATGGCTGGTCTTTGAGGCTGCGGATGGGTACCGGGAATCCCTGCCCCTAGCGGAGCTTCCCGCTCAGGCCCTGATCGCCTACGCCATCAACGGTGAGGAGCTTGAGCCCCGCCATGGCTACCCGACGCGCCTGATCCTGCCTGGCCGGTATGGGATGAAACAACCCAAGTGGCTTACGCGTATCCTGGTGCTGGAGAGGGAAGAGGTGGGCTACTGGGCCCAGCGGGGTTGGAGCCGGGAAGCAGTGATCCGCACCCTAAGCCGGATCGACGTCCCCAGACCTGGCGTGCAACTGAAGGAAGGGGAAGAGGTGCTTGTCGCCGGGGTGGCCTATGCGGGCGGGCGTCCGCTGGAACGGGTAGAGATCTCCACGGATAGAGGGCCTTACGTGGCAAAGGGCCGAGCTCAAGCCACCCCGCGGCCAGTTTGCCTGGCAGCTATGGGCTTTGCCCTGGAGGCCCCTCCAGGGCAACTACACCCTAAAGGTGCGGGCGGTGGAGGTGGGTGGACGGGTCCAGGATCCCGTGGACCGGGAACCCTTGCCCGAGGGGGCGAGCGGCTACCACACGGTTCGGGTGAGGGTCAGGTAGGGGGCCAGGAATCCAAACGACCCCAATAG
- a CDS encoding GNAT family N-acetyltransferase, whose protein sequence is MYQADIVELVHQNLAETIREITRRSRGVVHEEGGLLLYAGAPLDPALWNGALRVHPGLPAKEVVSRARRFFEERGRGFTLHAMGPLDPDVDATMKSIGRKADSDSPQMVLEAPIQPPPVLPGVTMQEVNTDEQREDFLTAVSSGFRELGVRADTWWAAYPDVRSLSAPHIVAIVAYLERSPVAGAMVYVSHGVAEVIHVGVSPAYRRRGLGELVTRAVISAGFDRGARLASLQATPMGETVYRRIGFREIARYRWYIFPSPQEAQEL, encoded by the coding sequence ATGTACCAAGCCGATATAGTCGAGCTGGTCCATCAGAATCTCGCCGAGACCATTCGTGAAATTACACGGCGGTCCCGCGGTGTGGTGCACGAGGAGGGCGGCTTGCTCCTCTATGCGGGCGCGCCGCTGGACCCTGCCCTATGGAACGGCGCCCTAAGGGTGCATCCCGGCCTTCCGGCAAAGGAGGTTGTCAGCCGGGCGCGGAGGTTCTTCGAGGAAAGAGGGCGCGGCTTTACTCTGCATGCGATGGGGCCGCTGGATCCCGATGTAGATGCGACCATGAAATCCATCGGCCGCAAGGCTGATAGCGACAGCCCCCAGATGGTTCTCGAAGCCCCCATCCAGCCGCCCCCGGTTCTTCCTGGCGTCACGATGCAGGAGGTCAACACCGATGAGCAGCGGGAGGACTTCCTCACCGCGGTCTCCAGCGGCTTTCGGGAGTTGGGGGTACGGGCCGACACTTGGTGGGCGGCGTATCCAGACGTGAGAAGCCTATCGGCGCCACATATCGTGGCCATTGTTGCCTATCTCGAGCGCAGCCCAGTGGCAGGTGCGATGGTGTACGTGAGCCATGGGGTCGCCGAGGTAATCCACGTCGGTGTAAGCCCGGCGTATCGGAGGCGAGGCCTCGGTGAGTTGGTCACCCGCGCTGTTATATCCGCCGGCTTCGACCGCGGAGCTCGGCTGGCCTCCCTTCAAGCAACTCCGATGGGCGAAACCGTATATCGGCGGATCGGCTTTCGGGAGATTGCTCGTTACCGATGGTATATCTTTCCTTCACCACAGGAGGCACAAGAATTATGA
- a CDS encoding sigma-70 family RNA polymerase sigma factor — protein MMGDTEDAELLRQVTLGNEEALLALYRRHASYVHALARRILRDKDEAKNVVQETFLRIWHKAEYFDPELGTPRTWILTIAHRLALKALKRRPDTLPLEDWDAPVESVGTEEHLDRIRVARALEALDGEERRLLELAYFYGYSHSDLALILGWPLGTVKSRLRRALKKLEVELR, from the coding sequence ATGATGGGGGATACCGAGGACGCGGAGCTCCTCCGGCAGGTGACCCTGGGGAACGAGGAGGCCCTGCTGGCCCTGTACCGCCGCCATGCCTCTTATGTGCACGCTTTGGCCAGGCGGATCCTTAGGGATAAAGACGAGGCTAAAAACGTCGTCCAGGAAACGTTCTTGCGCATCTGGCACAAGGCCGAGTACTTTGACCCCGAGTTGGGAACGCCCCGCACTTGGATCCTCACCATCGCTCACCGCTTGGCCCTGAAGGCCCTGAAGCGGCGCCCGGATACCCTTCCCCTCGAGGACTGGGATGCTCCTGTGGAGAGCGTGGGCACGGAGGAACACCTTGACCGAATCCGGGTGGCTAGGGCCCTGGAGGCTCTGGATGGCGAGGAGCGGAGGCTCTTGGAGCTGGCCTACTTCTACGGCTACAGCCACAGCGATCTGGCCCTGATCCTGGGCTGGCCCCTGGGCACGGTGAAAAGCCGCCTGCGGCGGGCCTTGAAAAAGCTGGAGGTGGAGTTGAGATGA
- the urtB gene encoding urea ABC transporter permease subunit UrtB has product MNDIMGEWAFFANQTFNGLSVASILALVAVGLAMSFGLQRVINMAHGEWLMLGGYMAYLAHQVLPLPLYLLAALPLGFVVGALAALLLEVAVIRHLYGRPLETLLATWGVSLILQQAARNAFGPVGVEVAAPTWLAGTIHLGEISLLGEISLPWVRLFVIGLAAAALMGLAAFLRHTTLGLQLRAVSQNREMAASLGIHTRGVDAVAFALGGGLAGLAGAALALIAPVTPTVGQSYIVDAFLVVILGGVGSLGGAALAALLLGLTSATLQGLTSVSLAKVILLFLVVLFLQLRPRGLLPSRTRALEEV; this is encoded by the coding sequence GTGAACGACATCATGGGGGAGTGGGCGTTTTTTGCAAACCAAACCTTTAACGGGCTTAGCGTCGCCTCCATTCTAGCCCTGGTGGCGGTGGGTCTGGCCATGAGCTTTGGGCTCCAACGGGTCATCAATATGGCCCATGGGGAATGGCTGATGCTAGGGGGTTATATGGCCTACCTGGCGCACCAGGTCCTGCCCCTCCCCCTTTACCTCCTGGCAGCGTTACCCCTTGGCTTCGTTGTAGGAGCCCTTGCCGCCCTGCTGCTGGAGGTTGCCGTGATACGCCACCTGTATGGGCGGCCCCTAGAGACCCTCCTGGCCACCTGGGGTGTATCCCTCATCCTTCAACAAGCCGCACGGAACGCCTTCGGCCCTGTGGGGGTGGAGGTGGCCGCACCCACTTGGCTGGCTGGAACGATCCACCTAGGCGAGATAAGCCTCCTAGGCGAGATAAGCCTCCCGTGGGTACGGCTCTTTGTCATCGGTCTGGCCGCGGCTGCCCTTATGGGCCTCGCCGCTTTCCTGCGCCACACCACCCTAGGCCTACAGCTAAGGGCCGTGAGTCAGAACCGGGAAATGGCTGCTTCCCTGGGCATCCACACCCGGGGGGTGGACGCCGTGGCCTTTGCCCTGGGAGGAGGACTGGCAGGACTGGCCGGGGCAGCGCTGGCCTTGATCGCCCCGGTAACCCCCACCGTGGGGCAAAGCTACATTGTGGATGCCTTCCTGGTGGTCATCCTCGGGGGTGTGGGCAGTCTGGGCGGCGCCGCCTTGGCTGCCCTCCTCCTGGGGTTAACCTCGGCCACCTTGCAAGGGCTGACCAGCGTGAGCTTGGCCAAGGTTATTCTCCTTTTCCTCGTGGTCCTCTTCCTACAGCTCAGGCCCCGGGGGCTCCTACCCTCGCGCACGCGGGCCCTCGAGGAGGTGTGA
- a CDS encoding cupin domain-containing protein: MRRREALRVVGGTALWILGRGLALGRATGEPIFRRYPELAADVAVAPDRPFVVKGLGETPLGTSVLIRTRTEQPLHYHRERLEVALVLQGEGRLVVGGREATLRPGQLVVIPPMTAHAFVGQMDILSRFSPKLMGDVVFVQAGSGPNEGTPLVLGYRAPEIPQDRPFAATPLANAPLGTVVAVATRLGQPWHYHRSKDEQIYVVAGEGVAQMELTREKVGPGSLVLVPAGAIHQFQGSLQFVSVFGPALMGDVVFL; the protein is encoded by the coding sequence ATGAGGCGAAGGGAAGCGTTAAGGGTGGTGGGCGGCACGGCGCTTTGGATCCTGGGCCGCGGCCTGGCCCTGGGCCGGGCTACTGGGGAGCCCATCTTCCGGCGTTATCCGGAACTTGCAGCGGACGTAGCGGTTGCCCCGGATCGCCCCTTTGTGGTCAAGGGTTTGGGGGAAACCCCCTTGGGCACTTCGGTTCTAATCCGCACCCGCACGGAACAACCCCTCCATTACCACCGGGAGAGGCTGGAGGTGGCCCTGGTGCTCCAGGGGGAGGGACGTCTCGTGGTGGGAGGCAGGGAGGCCACCCTTCGTCCCGGCCAACTGGTGGTGATACCCCCTATGACCGCCCACGCCTTCGTGGGGCAGATGGACATCCTCTCCCGTTTCAGCCCAAAGCTCATGGGGGATGTGGTCTTTGTTCAGGCAGGCTCCGGCCCCAACGAGGGCACGCCTCTGGTTCTGGGATATCGGGCCCCGGAGATCCCGCAGGACCGCCCTTTTGCTGCCACTCCCTTGGCCAATGCTCCCCTGGGAACCGTGGTGGCGGTGGCCACGCGCCTGGGCCAGCCCTGGCACTACCACCGGTCCAAGGATGAGCAGATTTATGTGGTGGCCGGGGAGGGAGTGGCTCAGATGGAGTTAACCCGTGAGAAGGTAGGACCGGGGAGCCTGGTCCTGGTACCCGCCGGGGCCATCCACCAGTTCCAGGGAAGCCTTCAGTTTGTCTCCGTGTTCGGGCCTGCCCTCATGGGTGATGTGGTCTTTTTATGA
- the urtA gene encoding urea ABC transporter substrate-binding protein, with amino-acid sequence MAISEVTVKNATLLAIEEINAKGGVLGRKVTPIVEDGASDPAVFAQKAQKLLQQDKVATVFGGWTSASRKAMLPVFERLGGLLWYPVQFEGNECSPNIMYTGAQPNQQILPALEWAWSKGYRRYFLVGSDYVFPRTANLILKKHIESRKGEAVGEEYVPLGGTDFSSVVTKIKASGADIVLNTINGDSNVAFFKQMAASGLPPAKLPVMSFSIAEQEAKAIGPSLLKGSLATWNYFMTLDSPANRRFLQAYQARYGKEAVVTDPMVHGYVGVYLWKAAVEKAGSFDVDKVRKAAVSMGWVETPLGRVRLDVNQSLYQTAYVGELQDNGQFKILWASKEPIKPEPYDPLAFPGKTCKLH; translated from the coding sequence ATGGCCATTAGCGAGGTGACCGTGAAGAACGCCACGCTCCTGGCCATTGAGGAGATCAACGCCAAAGGCGGTGTTTTGGGACGCAAGGTCACGCCGATCGTGGAGGACGGCGCCTCGGATCCTGCCGTTTTCGCCCAGAAGGCCCAAAAGCTCCTGCAACAGGACAAGGTGGCTACCGTTTTCGGAGGCTGGACTTCGGCAAGCCGTAAGGCCATGCTTCCGGTCTTTGAGCGGCTGGGAGGCCTCCTTTGGTATCCAGTTCAGTTCGAGGGCAACGAATGTTCCCCGAACATCATGTACACTGGCGCCCAGCCCAACCAACAGATCCTCCCCGCCCTGGAGTGGGCCTGGAGCAAGGGATACCGGCGCTATTTCCTAGTGGGGTCGGACTATGTCTTTCCGCGCACCGCCAACCTAATCCTGAAAAAGCACATCGAAAGCCGGAAGGGGGAGGCCGTGGGGGAAGAATACGTTCCCCTGGGCGGCACAGACTTCAGCAGCGTGGTAACCAAAATCAAGGCTTCGGGTGCGGACATCGTTCTGAACACCATTAACGGGGATTCCAACGTGGCTTTCTTCAAGCAGATGGCTGCCTCCGGCCTTCCGCCAGCGAAGCTTCCGGTCATGTCCTTCAGCATCGCAGAGCAGGAGGCCAAAGCCATAGGCCCCTCTCTTCTCAAGGGAAGCCTGGCCACGTGGAACTACTTCATGACCTTGGATTCACCGGCGAATAGGCGGTTTCTACAGGCCTACCAGGCCCGGTATGGCAAGGAGGCGGTGGTGACGGATCCCATGGTCCACGGGTACGTGGGGGTCTACCTGTGGAAGGCGGCGGTGGAAAAAGCCGGGTCCTTTGACGTCGACAAGGTCCGCAAGGCGGCTGTTTCCATGGGTTGGGTGGAAACCCCACTGGGGCGTGTGCGCCTGGATGTCAACCAGAGCCTCTACCAAACCGCCTACGTGGGAGAGCTACAGGACAACGGCCAGTTCAAGATTCTCTGGGCCTCCAAGGAACCCATTAAGCCGGAACCCTACGACCCGCTGGCCTTCCCAGGCAAGACCTGCAAGCTCCATTAG